From Simonsiella muelleri ATCC 29453:
TTTGTCGGGGCGACCAGCTAATAATGTGCTATTGACAGGGGCGCGTGGTACAGGAAAATCTTCACTTATCAAAGCATTATTGCACGAATATGCGGAACGTGGTTTGCGCCTGATTGAAGTAGACAAACACGATTTAGCGACTTTACCAGTGTTATTGATTTTGTTAGCAGAGCGTTCGGAAAAATTCATTGTGTTTTGTGATGATTTGTCTTTTGAAGATGGCGAAGATGGTTACAAAGCTTTGAAAACCGCATTAGATGGCAGTTTGTCGCGCCGTGCGGATAATGTGCTGGTGTACGCGACTTCCAATCGCCGCCACCTGATGCCCGAATACATGGCGGACAATGTTGGCAACGCTGGCGAAGTTCATCCAAAAGAAGCGGTGGAAGAAAAAGTGTCGTTGTCCGACCGATTTGGTTTGTGGTTAAGTTTTTATCCTTTTGACCAAAATGATTATTTGGCGGCGGTCGAGAATTGGTTGGCGGATTTCAAATTGCCGTTAGATGAAAAAGCGCGTCATGCGGCGTTGAATTGGGCGCAGATGCGTGGTAGTCGTTCGGGGCGGACGGCATACCAATTTGCTTGCGATTGGGCAGGTAGGTTGCCTGAAGAGCGTGAAGTATTTTTGTAAGAACCTGTATTCACAGCCAACGTGAAATGGATTTTTGTTTCAGTTGGTGCGAAGCTGTGAATACAGGTTCTAAGAATCACAAGTGTTGTTTACACATTTATTGAAAAAACAATCCTCAAGCCATTCGTGTGGCGTAAAGAGTTTTTTCTTATCCAAAGCAGAATGTGGTTTTTGGACGAAAAGTCGGACAAAACTTCACAATATTGCGGTGCGAAAAATGCAAATCCGATGTAAAAAAGATTTTCCCCATTTTTAATTTTTCCGTAGAAATGCTTGAATAAATTTAATTTTATCCAATTGCGTCAATTGATTAAACGTTTGTTTATGTTGTCGCCACTTCCACTACGCCAATCAACGTTTTACCGAAATTTTCGCGGATAATATGCACATCAGATGGATCACAAATCTCAAATAAAAATGTATGATTGGGATAATCATGAAAAATATTTTCATATTTAAAACAATGAGTTTCTACCATTTTTGCAAAATCGCTGTCCAGTGAACCTGTGGTGGAAAACAGCGTTTTACCGTCAAAATCTGCTCCATAGCTTGGGTGGTTTTCAGGCAGCCTGAAATTTTTCCATTTCATCAATTTCGGCTTGCTGTTCGGCAGAAATTGGGCA
This genomic window contains:
- a CDS encoding ATP-binding protein, with protein sequence MKIQYIRKLVKQALSVLRRLDAILPPELTEPDWANSIAFRWQKMGNAGVLQGLPRPHTFPLSRLAAVGTQMDKLIRNTEQFLSGRPANNVLLTGARGTGKSSLIKALLHEYAERGLRLIEVDKHDLATLPVLLILLAERSEKFIVFCDDLSFEDGEDGYKALKTALDGSLSRRADNVLVYATSNRRHLMPEYMADNVGNAGEVHPKEAVEEKVSLSDRFGLWLSFYPFDQNDYLAAVENWLADFKLPLDEKARHAALNWAQMRGSRSGRTAYQFACDWAGRLPEEREVFL